A single region of the Lotus japonicus ecotype B-129 chromosome 4, LjGifu_v1.2 genome encodes:
- the LOC130714086 gene encoding uncharacterized protein LOC130714086 has translation MDMKEHSVSWTKHMKDSFFAAPHTTRQHQCIQTTSQNHSLKLDSSTSQNTLLLLPMIPSAFVVFFLLVTSISPVLSHPIASDSVLSHSNATQTFRPGVELHKLRRIRALLRKINKPAIKTIKSPDGDLIDCVLSHQQPAFDHPELKGKRPLDPPERPKRKSNFTNGESVTESIQLWTVSGEVCPEGTVPIRRTTEQDFLRASSIRRFGRKPRGVRRDSSGTGHEHAVVFVNGDQYYGAKASINVWTPTVTDQYEFSLSQIWVIAGSFGNDLNTLEAGWQVSPELYGDNYPRFFTYWTTDAYQATGCYNLLCSGFVQTNNKIAIGAAISPRSAYNGRQFDIGIMVWKDPKHGHWWLEFGSGLLVGYWPAFLFSHLRSHASMVQFGGEIVNSRSRGYHTGTQMGSGHFAEEGFRKAAYFRNLQVVDWDNNLLPLSNMHQLADHSNCYDIREGRNNVWGTYFYYGGPGRNVRCP, from the exons ATGGACATGAAGGAACATTCAGTTTCCTGGACAAAACACATGAAAGACTCATTTTTTGCAGCTCCCCACACAACAAGACAACACCAATGCATACAAACAACCTCACAAAATCATTCCCTGAAATTGGATTCTTCTACTTCCCAAAATACTCTACTACTACTACCTATGATACCTTCTGCctttgttgttttctttctgCTTGTTACTTCAATTAGTCCAGTTTTGTCACACCCCATTGCCTCAGATTCAGTACTCTCTCACTCCAATGCTACCCAAACTTTTAGGCCAGGTGTGGAGTTGCATAAGTTGAGGAGAATCAGAGCTCTACTGAGGAAGATTAACAAGCCTGCAATCAAGACAATTAAG AGTCCAGATGGGGATTTGATAGATTGTGTTTTATCTCATCAGCAACCAGCTTTTGACCATCCTGAACTCAAAGGAAAAAGACCATTG GATCCACCAGAAAGGCCTAAGAGAAAGAGCAACTTCACCAATGGAGAATCAGTAACAGAAAGTATTCAGCTTTGGACTGTTTCTGGTGAAGTGTGTCCAGAAGGAACTGTTCCAATCAGGAGAACAACAGAGCAGGATTTTCTAAGAGCAAGCTCTATCAGAAGATTtggaagaaaaccaagaggtgTACGGAGAGATTCATCTGGCACTGGTCATGAG CATGCAGTGGTTTTTGTTAATGGAGATCAATATTATGGAGCCAAAGCAAGCATAAACGTGTGGACACCCACAGTAACTGATCAATACGAATTCAGCTTGTCTCAGATATGGGTTATTGCTGGATCATTTGGTAATGATCTGAATACACTAGAAGCTGGATGGCAG GTTAGTCCTGAGCTATATGGGGACAACTATCCTAGGTTCTTCACTTATTGGACT ACTGATGCATATCAAGCCACTGGATGCTACAACTTATTATGTTCAGGATTTGTCCAAACAAACAACAAGATAGCAATAGGAGCTGCAATCTCCCCAAGATCTGCTTATAATGGCAGACAATTTGATATTGGCATAATGGTTTGGAAG GATCCAAAGCATGGACATTGGTGGCTGGAGTTTGGATCAGGACTGTTAGTTGGGTATTGGCCAGCATTCTTGTTCAGTCACTTGAGAAGCCATGCAAGCATGGTTCAATTTGGAGGAGAAATTGTGAATTCCCGTTCAAGGGGTTACCACACTGGCACCCAAATGGGCAGTGGCCATTTTGCTGAAGAAGGTTTTAGAAAAGCAGCTTATTTTAGAAACCTTCAAGTGGTTGATTGGGACAATAACTTGCTTCCTCTCTCAAACATGCACCAATTGGCTGATCATTCCAATTGCTATGACATAAGAGAGGGAAGAAACAATGTTTGGGGGACTTACTTTTACTATGGAGGTCCTGGAAGAAATGTGAGATGTCCATGA
- the LOC130715482 gene encoding plant UBX domain-containing protein 10-like, whose product MSSTVRDHRLVRRITNLPQSIMGGISRAVGDGMGFVGRGRRRNQQTYFPLHPQLPLLQPQDSIAVPEEWAFLDNFEQQYGTKHPFFYACRFTEAMRLAQQDKKFMFMYLHSPDHPFTNAFCKETLCSELVVQFLDVNFVCWGALADRGEGLQMVATLRPESFPCCALISQAPGDSIVVLQQLEVPVSPAELVEILQRTLEEQGVAFGSDRAKKEEKILADRRLREEQDAAYLAALQIDREKERLKNLPSRERVHKPVEGQNTINYGKLRNNSVDISKQHYKTNESSSEKQDKGIAARGSGSQATQILIRFPNGERREHTFLSTDKIQSIFSYIDSLGLLGIENYRLISNFPRKAYGVDQIRMTLKDAGLYPKASLFLEIL is encoded by the exons ATGTCATCAACAGTGAGAGATCACAGATTAGTTCGCCGGATAACAAACCTTCCGCAAAGCATAATGGGAGGAATTTCAAGGGCAGTGGGTGATGGTATGGGCTTTgtaggaagaggaagaagaagaaaccaaCAAACATATTTTCCACTGCACCCTCAACTACCTCTGCTGCAGCCACAAGATTCCATAGCAGTTCCAGAGGAGTGGGCCTTTTTAGACAATTTTGAGCAGCAATATGGCACCAAACACCCATTCTTTTATGCTTGCCGCTTCACAGAAGCCATGAGGTTAGCACAGCAAGATAAGAAGTTCATGTTCATGTACCTCCACTCCCCAGACCACCCTTTTACAAACGCTTTCTGCAAGGAAACCCTGTGTTCTGAGCTAGTAGTCCAGTTTCTTGACGTGAATTTTGTTTGCTGGGGAGCACTTGCAGATAGAGGAGAGGGTCTGCAAATGGTTGCAACACTAAGACCTGAAAGCTTTCCCTGTTGTGCTCTCATAAGCCAAGCTCCTGGTGATAGCATAGTAGTGCTGCAACAG CTAGAGGTACCAGTTTCACCAGCTGAGCTAGTGGAGATTCTACAAAGAACACTGGAAGAGCAAGGGGTGGCTTTCGGAAGTGATAGAgcaaagaaggaagaaaaaatcCTAGCAGACCGTAGGCTTAGAGAAGAACAAGATGCTGCATATCTTGCAGCTTTGCAAATAGACAGG GAAAAAGAGAGACTGAAAAATTTACCTTCAAGGGAGAGAGTTCACAAGCCAGTGGAAGGTCAGAACACCATAAATTATGGGAAGCTGAGGAACAATTCTGTTGATATCAGTAAACAGCATTACAAAACAAATGAGTCCAGTAGTGAAAAACAAGACAAGGGAATTGCCGCTAGGGGAAGTGGGTCTCAGGCAACACAG ATACTCATAAGGTTTCCAAATGGGGAAAGAAGAGAACATACTTTCTTGAGCACAGACAAAATCCAGTCCATTTTCTCATACATTGATTCATTAGGTTTGCTAGGGATTGAGAACTATAGATTGATATCAAACTTCCCAAGAAAAGCTTATGGTGTTGATCAAATTAGAATGACTCTCAAAGATGCTGGCTTGTATCCTAAAGCTAGCTTGTTCCTGGAGATTTTGTAA